One Xyrauchen texanus isolate HMW12.3.18 chromosome 34, RBS_HiC_50CHRs, whole genome shotgun sequence genomic window carries:
- the LOC127628061 gene encoding regulator of G-protein signaling 14-like isoform X4 — protein MSLKGNIIGISNGLKTLAVSDGELNVLEIDERTATQYSSSNSSLPTVPSEGARGVGQVASWAVSFERLLEDPTGVHYFTAFLKSEVSAENILFWLACEKFRKIPASQTEQLKREALSIYNSFLSSNATSPINIDDRVRVEEKDIQNPHSDIFQKAQQQIFKLMKFDSYTRFVRSQLYQSCMLANVEGRPLPGLDSRGKPITSTKHTSSTSPREQAKTDNRNKEKLKVKSGTAESDDGVERRKISLQGLTGKDKRKEKRSSWGESPNAFKCGLKSLEVEKLVAHSAEGKTDKYCCVFLPDGTASLTPARPGLTVRSMLTGLCEKRGLPLKDIIIYLQGKDKKPLSLDQDSSLLKDQQVFLELRVTFAVKVAFAGKTVAVVVKSNKTLQDALATMLQKYRLRPQDATVTMSGSGQIINMNTAVTSLANKTLILDRGVDHQASSSKGTFSPSSLQDRRGAVDANMFPPGVSRSTARQRNPGLRRTYDMEGLVELLNRAQCCSADDQRGLLKKEHLMIPQFLQLGDEVEETETSRSLESCSSMGSFEASSPAASIQADPLEERLSESGSSNPARETVV, from the exons CCTAGCGAGGGGGCGAGAGGGGTGGGTCAGGTGGCCAGCTGGGCCGTCAGCTTTGAGAGACTACTGGAAGATCCTACAGGCGTGCACTATTTCACA GCGTTTCTGAAATCTGAGGTCAGTGCTGAGAACATCTTATTCTGGCTGGCATGTGAAAAGTTTCGCAAGATACCTGCCAGTCAAACTGAGCAG TTGAAGAGAGAGGCTCTATCAATTTACAACAGCTTCCTGTCCAGCAACGCGACAAGTCCCATCAATATAGATGACAGGGTACGAGTGGAGGAAAAAGACATACAAAACCCCCATTCTGACATTTTTCAAAAGGCCCAGCAACAG ATCTTCAAGCTGATGAAGTTTGACAGCTATACTCGCTTTGTGCGCTCTCAGCTCTATCAGAGCTGCATGCTGGCTAATGTGGAGGGCAGGCCTCTGCCCGGGCTGGACTCTCGTGGAAAACCCATCACTTCAACAAAACACACCAGCAGTACTTCACCCAGAGAGCAAGCCAAGACTGACAACAGAAATAAGGAG AAGTTAAAGGTCAAGTCAGGAACAGCGGAGTCTGATGATGGGGTAGAGAGGAGAAAGATCAGTCTGCAAGGCTTGACTGGAAAGGACAAGCGGAAAGAAAAGAGAAGCTCCTGGGGAG AATCCCCAAATGCCTTCAAGTGTGGATTGAAGAGTTTAGAG GTTGAGAAATTAGTAGCACACTCTGCAGAAGGAAAGACTGATAAGTACTGCTGTGTCTTCCTGCCTGATGGCACAGCCTCTCTGACCCCGGCCCGACCTGGCCTCACTGTCCGCAGCATGCTCACCGGCTTGTGTGAGAAAAGAGGCCTTCCTTTGAAAGACATTATCATCTATCTGCAAGGCAAAGACAAG AAACCCCTGTCTTTGGACCAGGACAGCTCTTTGCTTAAGGACCAGCAGGTGTTTTTAGAACTGAGGGTTACTTTTGC AGTGAAGGTAGCATTTGCAGGGAAGACAGTGGCTGTTGTGGTGAAGTCCAATAAGACCCTGCAGGACGCACTTGCAACAATGCTTCAAAAATACCGCCTCAGGCCACAGGACGCCACTGTCACTATG AGTGGAAGTGGACAGATCATAAATATGAACACAGCAGTCACCTCTCTGGCCAATAAGACACTAATTCTTGATAGAG GTGTTGATCATCAGGCCAGCAGCTCAAAGGGCACCTTCTCACCTTCTTCATTACAA GATCGAAGAGGTGCTGTGGATGCAAACATGTTCCCTCCAGGAGTATCCAGATCAACTGCAAGACAGAGGAACCCTGGATTGAGGAGAACATATGACATGGAGG GTTTGGTGGAGTTGTTAAACCGAGCCCAGTGTTGCAGTGCTGATGATCAGAGAGGTCTCCTGAAGAAAGAACATTTGATGATACCTCAGTTTCTCCAGTTAGGAGATGAAGTGGAAGAAACAGAGACAAGCAGATCACTGGAGTCCTGCTCCAGCATGGGGTCTTTCGAAGCGAGTTCTCCTGCTGCTTCAATACAAGCAGACCCATTAGAGGAGAGACTGTCTGAAAGTGGGAGCTCTAATCCAGCTCGAGAAACTGTGGTGTGA